A DNA window from Candidatus Eremiobacteraceae bacterium contains the following coding sequences:
- a CDS encoding phage holin family protein: MNFIVRVVVNAIALGVISYFHFQGIHADGWVALLVGGLVLGIANAIIKPILVVLSCPLVILTLGLFTLIINGAIFYWVLNFVPGFNVPGFWPAFWGAIVVSIISWVVSLIFHDDKEDRRAK, translated from the coding sequence ATGAACTTCATCGTACGCGTTGTGGTGAATGCGATCGCGCTCGGCGTGATATCGTATTTCCACTTCCAAGGCATCCACGCCGACGGTTGGGTTGCGCTCCTTGTCGGCGGGCTCGTGCTGGGCATCGCGAACGCGATCATAAAACCGATCCTCGTCGTGCTCAGTTGTCCGCTCGTCATCCTCACGCTCGGGCTGTTCACGCTGATCATCAATGGCGCGATCTTCTATTGGGTGTTGAATTTCGTTCCGGGCTTCAACGTGCCGGGATTCTGGCCGGCGTTTTGGGGCGCCATCGTCGTGTCGATCATCTCGTGGGTCGTGTCGCTGATATTCCACGATGACAAGGAGGACCGTCGGGCGAAGTAG
- a CDS encoding TrkA family potassium uptake protein, with translation MFIIVVGGGKLGTYLAKALLEQQHEVIVIEKDERKAQRLSQFLEREIAHFGDGCDPLVLEEAGVNRADVVIADTGDDEDNLVICLVTKRKFHKPRTIARVNNPKNKQIFEELGIDSVISGTEVVMKIVQQEVNVRDVSPLMTFKGGNLELVRLSIPATSPAGDKRLSQLQLPKHAVIVAVERAGDVLVPDGDTEVRSGDTMLIVTQPGAAQELKAQLVG, from the coding sequence GTGTTCATCATCGTGGTCGGAGGCGGCAAGCTCGGAACCTATCTGGCAAAAGCGCTGCTCGAACAACAGCACGAAGTGATCGTCATCGAAAAGGACGAGCGCAAGGCCCAGCGCCTCTCGCAGTTCTTGGAGCGCGAGATCGCGCATTTCGGCGATGGCTGCGATCCGCTTGTGCTCGAAGAAGCCGGCGTGAACCGCGCCGACGTCGTCATCGCCGATACGGGCGACGATGAGGACAATCTCGTCATCTGTCTCGTGACCAAGAGAAAATTCCATAAGCCGCGCACCATCGCGCGCGTCAACAATCCGAAGAACAAACAGATATTTGAAGAGCTCGGTATCGACTCGGTCATTTCCGGTACCGAAGTCGTCATGAAGATCGTCCAGCAGGAAGTCAACGTGCGCGACGTATCGCCCTTGATGACGTTCAAGGGCGGCAATTTGGAGCTCGTGCGTTTGTCGATCCCCGCCACGTCGCCGGCCGGCGACAAGCGGCTCTCGCAACTGCAATTGCCAAAGCATGCGGTCATCGTGGCGGTCGAGCGCGCCGGCGATGTCCTCGTTCCCGACGGCGACACCGAAGTGCGATCGGGCGACACGATGCTTATCGTCACGCAGCCCGGCGCCGCGCAGGAGCTCAAGGCGCAGCTCGTCGGTTGA
- a CDS encoding radical SAM protein: MKVPSPLVARPDGALLDVPGYSAAVDDGWVRRAKPADFIPLPEGALLLTLPGRSAVVFDGDRRTTLDDLDGVPVDAMAVALPLGYTRASLPAYESRPGAPALPLYGYTAAAWDGTGIVAAALPTDSLESWSAAKHGEEHVRAGIAARVAEFGETALVRQLVRCATEYGCFTAQNSFLRSGEAAIPVSPACNARCIGCISAQDPESGFAAAQERVRIAPSSDEIVALAVAHLDGGGDIVSFGQGCEGEPLLAAPRIASAIREIRARTSAGIVHCNTNASSPRALASLIEAGLQSVRVSLNSARPAAYSAYYRPRGYGFDEVCKSLQVASEAGISVSLNLLTHPGVTDEAEEMKSFERLLDAYSISMVQTRTLNVDPAEYFAAVGRPAQPTLGMAAWLTRLASEFPNVRVGNFTRGFG, from the coding sequence GTGAAGGTTCCCTCACCGTTGGTTGCGCGCCCGGACGGAGCGCTGCTCGACGTGCCCGGCTATTCGGCCGCCGTCGACGACGGCTGGGTGCGCCGCGCGAAACCGGCCGATTTCATACCTCTGCCCGAGGGCGCGCTCTTGCTCACGCTGCCCGGCCGCAGCGCGGTGGTCTTCGACGGTGATCGTCGAACGACGCTCGACGATCTCGACGGCGTTCCGGTCGATGCGATGGCGGTCGCCTTGCCGCTCGGATACACGCGCGCGTCGCTGCCCGCGTACGAGAGCCGGCCCGGCGCGCCGGCGTTGCCTTTATATGGATACACCGCGGCTGCGTGGGACGGAACCGGCATCGTCGCGGCGGCCCTGCCGACCGACTCGCTCGAATCTTGGAGCGCCGCGAAGCACGGCGAAGAACACGTCCGAGCCGGCATCGCGGCTCGCGTCGCGGAGTTCGGCGAAACGGCGCTCGTGCGCCAGCTCGTCCGCTGCGCCACCGAGTACGGTTGCTTCACAGCACAGAACTCGTTCTTACGTTCGGGCGAGGCTGCCATCCCGGTGTCGCCCGCATGCAACGCGCGCTGCATCGGGTGCATCTCGGCGCAAGATCCCGAATCGGGGTTCGCCGCCGCGCAGGAACGCGTGCGCATCGCGCCGTCGAGCGACGAGATCGTGGCGCTTGCCGTCGCGCATCTCGACGGGGGCGGCGACATCGTGTCGTTCGGCCAAGGCTGCGAAGGCGAACCGCTTCTCGCTGCGCCGCGCATCGCTAGCGCCATTCGCGAGATCCGCGCGCGGACAAGCGCCGGCATCGTACACTGCAATACGAACGCAAGCTCGCCCCGAGCGCTCGCTTCGCTCATCGAGGCGGGCCTGCAATCGGTGCGCGTAAGTCTGAATTCTGCGCGTCCGGCGGCGTATTCGGCATACTACCGTCCGCGCGGCTACGGCTTTGACGAGGTCTGCAAAAGCCTTCAGGTCGCAAGCGAGGCCGGCATTTCGGTGTCGCTCAATCTGCTCACACATCCCGGCGTCACCGACGAAGCAGAGGAAATGAAAAGTTTCGAGCGACTGCTGGATGCCTATTCTATAAGCATGGTTCAGACACGGACGCTAAACGTGGATCCGGCAGAGTATTTCGCGGCGGTCGGCAGGCCCGCGCAGCCTACACTCGGTATGGCTGCGTGGCTCACGCGACTCGCGTCTGAATTCCCAAACGTGCGTGTCGGTAACTTCACGCGCGGATTCGGATAG
- a CDS encoding Clp protease N-terminal domain-containing protein produces the protein MFSQYGSSARAVIKLAEQECRNANHYFLGTEHLLLAMAIDPPADVARYFREAHFDAYDVKRALRDAMDETADHPWDGILITPRVRRVLDAACSKAGRPEDVQPSDIIDAIVADGGGVAARVLAALRRPESVG, from the coding sequence ATGTTTTCCCAATACGGTTCTTCGGCACGCGCCGTGATCAAACTCGCCGAACAAGAGTGCCGAAACGCGAATCATTATTTTTTGGGCACCGAGCATCTGCTGCTCGCCATGGCCATCGATCCGCCCGCAGACGTCGCGCGATATTTCCGAGAGGCCCACTTCGACGCATACGACGTGAAACGCGCGCTGCGCGACGCAATGGATGAGACGGCCGATCACCCTTGGGATGGAATCCTCATCACGCCGCGCGTCCGGCGAGTTCTCGACGCAGCCTGTTCGAAGGCGGGGCGACCGGAAGACGTGCAGCCGAGCGACATCATCGATGCCATCGTGGCGGACGGCGGCGGCGTCGCGGCGAGAGTGCTCGCGGCCCTGCGTAGGCCGGAGAGCGTAGGTTAG
- the dapF gene encoding diaminopimelate epimerase — MRKFSVAKVQGTGNDFVLLDNSAGEHLPFAALARLWCERRFGIGADGLLVLEAPTSGEAGIGMRIFNADGTEAEMCGNGIRCIARYLEHTRAGSPSAITVQTASGLVRVRRAVRDGADVVAVDMGVPRFAKAEIPMRGDPDARAIDELVEVPGWAPVRICAVSMGNPHCVTFLDTPVERADIAAHAASLAALDLFPNGANFEIAHVSGGSLNMRVLERGVGETQACGSGACAVGVSAILTGRATSPLDVHMPGGSVSIEWPGPGASVEMAGPAEIVFFAEISVPDEILTGAHAPANA; from the coding sequence ATGCGCAAGTTTTCCGTCGCCAAGGTGCAAGGCACGGGCAACGATTTCGTGCTGCTCGACAATAGCGCGGGCGAGCACTTGCCGTTCGCCGCGCTCGCGCGGCTTTGGTGCGAGCGCCGATTCGGCATAGGCGCAGACGGGCTGCTCGTTCTCGAGGCGCCCACCAGCGGCGAAGCCGGCATCGGCATGCGCATCTTCAACGCGGACGGAACCGAAGCGGAGATGTGCGGCAACGGCATCCGATGCATCGCGCGCTACCTCGAACACACGCGCGCGGGTTCGCCGAGCGCGATCACCGTGCAAACGGCAAGCGGACTGGTCCGCGTGCGACGCGCCGTGCGCGACGGCGCCGACGTCGTAGCCGTCGATATGGGCGTGCCGCGCTTTGCCAAAGCTGAAATCCCCATGCGCGGAGATCCCGATGCCCGCGCTATTGATGAGTTGGTCGAGGTGCCGGGGTGGGCCCCGGTGCGCATATGCGCGGTCTCGATGGGCAACCCGCATTGCGTCACATTCTTAGACACGCCGGTCGAACGCGCGGATATTGCGGCGCATGCGGCGTCGCTCGCGGCGCTCGATCTCTTTCCCAACGGCGCGAACTTCGAGATCGCGCACGTCTCGGGCGGCAGCTTGAACATGCGCGTGCTCGAGCGCGGTGTCGGCGAAACACAAGCTTGCGGTTCCGGGGCATGCGCCGTCGGCGTCTCGGCGATACTTACCGGCCGAGCGACGTCGCCGCTCGACGTGCACATGCCGGGAGGGTCGGTGAGCATCGAGTGGCCTGGTCCCGGCGCGAGCGTGGAGATGGCCGGACCGGCAGAAATCGTGTTTTTCGCGGAGATAAGCGTGCCGGACGAAATTCTCACCGGCGCGCACGCTCCGGCAAACGCATAG
- a CDS encoding TrkA family potassium uptake protein codes for MRYLIVGCGRVGSTLAKRLARAGHAVSVVDENSTAFRRLGRDFPGSLVLGTGIDVDVLKRAGADRADGFAAVTQGDNRNIMAALIAQQHFKINHVVARIYDPERSSMYRDFGISTICPTTVGARLMADALEEHAFRVLPYERPDVEIIEFVVGDAAHGKLVSDLAVSGKTQVCIVIRRDGASRIPTPEMRLEAGDRVVASVQPDYLDEYRKMIEATLAKAG; via the coding sequence ATGCGTTACCTCATAGTCGGGTGCGGCCGCGTCGGCTCGACGCTGGCAAAGCGTCTCGCGCGCGCCGGTCATGCCGTCTCGGTCGTCGACGAAAATTCCACGGCGTTCCGCCGTCTCGGCCGTGATTTCCCCGGCAGCCTCGTGCTGGGTACGGGTATCGACGTCGACGTCCTCAAACGTGCCGGCGCAGATAGGGCGGACGGATTCGCCGCGGTGACGCAAGGCGATAATCGCAATATCATGGCGGCCCTCATCGCACAGCAGCATTTCAAGATCAATCACGTCGTGGCGCGCATCTACGATCCGGAACGGTCGTCGATGTACCGCGACTTCGGGATTTCCACGATTTGTCCGACCACGGTGGGCGCGCGCCTTATGGCCGACGCTCTCGAAGAGCACGCGTTCCGCGTGCTGCCGTACGAACGGCCCGATGTCGAGATCATCGAATTCGTCGTGGGCGACGCGGCGCACGGGAAACTCGTCTCCGATCTCGCCGTCAGCGGCAAGACCCAGGTGTGCATCGTCATCCGGCGAGATGGGGCGTCGCGGATTCCCACTCCGGAAATGCGGCTCGAAGCCGGCGACCGCGTGGTCGCTTCGGTGCAGCCGGACTATTTGGACGAGTACCGCAAGATGATCGAAGCCACATTGGCCAAGGCAGGCTAA
- a CDS encoding DedA family protein, with protein sequence MHIFHAATQWVLDLIRHSGYYGITLGMTLQAIGVPLPSEVMMSFGGYLAYTHELEFVPVIVCGTAGDTIGAVIAYIIGYYGGRPLVERFGKLVFVRERELAHAHDWIVRFGARAVFACKLLPGVRAVASLPAGVVRMPFGRFLAFTLLASTIWCTGFAYAGLALGRNWDSLDRIFGRFAILLLVLVVIGIGVWIWSHLRGRAQRAAAAKG encoded by the coding sequence ATGCACATCTTCCACGCGGCCACGCAATGGGTGCTCGACCTCATCCGTCACTCCGGTTACTACGGGATCACGCTCGGCATGACGCTGCAGGCCATCGGCGTGCCGTTGCCAAGCGAAGTGATGATGTCGTTCGGCGGTTACCTCGCCTATACGCATGAGCTCGAGTTCGTCCCCGTCATCGTGTGCGGCACGGCCGGCGACACGATCGGAGCGGTGATTGCGTATATCATCGGCTACTACGGTGGACGACCGCTCGTCGAGCGGTTCGGCAAGCTGGTCTTCGTGCGCGAGCGCGAGTTGGCCCACGCTCACGATTGGATCGTACGATTCGGTGCGCGCGCCGTGTTCGCGTGCAAGCTGCTGCCGGGCGTTCGTGCCGTTGCGTCTTTGCCGGCCGGGGTCGTGCGCATGCCGTTCGGAAGATTTCTCGCGTTCACGCTCCTCGCATCGACGATCTGGTGCACGGGCTTCGCCTATGCCGGGCTTGCGCTGGGCCGCAACTGGGATTCGCTCGATAGAATCTTCGGCCGCTTCGCGATCCTGCTGCTGGTGCTCGTCGTGATCGGGATCGGCGTGTGGATTTGGTCCCACTTGCGCGGACGCGCCCAGCGCGCAGCGGCGGCGAAGGGCTAA
- the uvrC gene encoding excinuclease ABC subunit UvrC, with product MTSERLPQLVRDALDRLPAEPGVYQMLDAAGAVLYVGKAVELRSRVRSYFQPGRVRHARIDAMVEQVADIRTIIVANETEALLLECNLIKQHRPPFNVRLKDDKSYPFLKLTLGETFPRVIFTRKLIEDGGRYFGPYTDAAALRELIEIIRRAFPLRTCTGEIGVTYRRPCLQYHIKRCMAPCAFLQSKEEYDALVADVALFLEGRYEVLVGRLEREMEQAAEDLQYEQAARLRDRIALIKRVMTRQEVVWRSRIDMDIVGGAHGQGVSCMEVFFVRAGLLVGQERFIVEGTEGRAPEEVLAEFVQQFYARAPRVPKEIMLEARIPGVQVIERALSGKRGNRVRILAPERGPRAEYLRKVRRNAEQHLADYLTKTAVADERAVAALAELASALDLPGPPRRIECYDISHVQGTDVVGSMVVFEDGRPRKADYRRFKIQGAERNDDFANMGQMLRRRLRYLSAGTGLGKVSSKEKKFGKRPDLLLIDGGRGQLGAALDSLRDLDLVALPAAALAKQFEELYVPGEAEPVLLARNSPAMHLVQRIRDEAHRFAVTYHRTLRGKRQTASPLDAVPGVGAARKKALLREFGSASGVRRATEAQLAAVRGVTPALATRIKEALNVE from the coding sequence ATGACTTCAGAACGATTGCCTCAACTTGTGCGCGACGCGCTCGACCGGCTGCCGGCCGAGCCGGGCGTCTATCAGATGCTCGACGCCGCCGGCGCTGTGTTGTATGTCGGCAAGGCGGTGGAACTACGATCGCGCGTGCGGTCGTATTTCCAGCCGGGCCGAGTGCGGCATGCGCGCATCGACGCGATGGTCGAACAGGTCGCGGACATCCGCACGATCATCGTCGCCAACGAAACCGAGGCGCTGCTGCTGGAGTGCAATCTTATCAAGCAGCACCGGCCGCCATTCAACGTCCGGCTCAAGGACGACAAATCGTATCCGTTCCTCAAGTTGACGCTCGGCGAGACCTTCCCGCGCGTCATCTTCACGCGCAAGCTCATCGAAGACGGCGGCCGGTACTTCGGACCGTACACCGATGCCGCCGCGCTTCGCGAGCTCATCGAGATCATCCGGCGCGCGTTTCCGCTTCGGACCTGCACCGGCGAGATCGGCGTCACCTACCGTCGTCCGTGCCTCCAATATCACATCAAGCGCTGCATGGCGCCGTGCGCGTTTTTGCAGAGCAAAGAAGAATACGATGCGCTCGTCGCAGACGTCGCGCTCTTCTTGGAAGGACGCTACGAGGTTCTGGTCGGGCGGCTCGAACGCGAGATGGAACAGGCCGCCGAGGATCTTCAGTACGAGCAGGCAGCGCGGCTTCGCGATCGGATCGCCTTGATCAAGCGCGTCATGACGCGCCAAGAAGTGGTCTGGCGCAGCCGCATCGACATGGATATCGTGGGCGGCGCGCACGGGCAAGGCGTTTCGTGCATGGAGGTGTTTTTCGTTCGCGCGGGGCTGCTCGTGGGCCAAGAGCGATTCATCGTCGAAGGCACGGAGGGGCGCGCCCCTGAGGAAGTTCTTGCCGAGTTCGTGCAGCAGTTCTACGCGCGAGCGCCGAGGGTCCCCAAAGAGATCATGCTCGAGGCGCGCATCCCGGGAGTCCAGGTGATCGAGCGGGCCCTATCGGGCAAGCGCGGAAATCGCGTGCGCATCCTCGCGCCGGAGCGCGGCCCGCGCGCCGAATATCTACGCAAGGTTCGACGAAACGCCGAACAGCATCTCGCCGACTACCTCACGAAGACCGCCGTCGCCGATGAACGCGCCGTCGCGGCGCTGGCAGAGCTCGCGTCCGCGCTCGACCTTCCGGGGCCGCCGCGGCGCATAGAGTGCTATGATATCTCGCACGTCCAGGGCACGGACGTGGTCGGCTCGATGGTCGTGTTCGAGGACGGCCGCCCGCGCAAGGCCGATTATCGCCGCTTCAAGATCCAGGGGGCCGAACGCAATGACGATTTCGCCAACATGGGGCAGATGCTGCGCCGTCGGCTTCGCTATCTGAGCGCCGGCACCGGGTTGGGGAAGGTATCCAGCAAAGAGAAGAAGTTCGGCAAACGGCCCGATCTGCTGTTGATCGACGGCGGCCGTGGGCAGCTGGGCGCGGCGCTCGATTCGCTGCGCGATCTCGATCTCGTCGCGCTGCCGGCGGCTGCGCTAGCCAAACAATTCGAAGAGCTGTATGTGCCCGGCGAGGCGGAGCCGGTGCTGCTCGCCCGCAATTCCCCCGCGATGCACTTGGTGCAACGCATACGCGACGAGGCCCATCGCTTTGCGGTGACGTATCATCGTACCCTGCGCGGCAAGCGGCAGACCGCATCGCCGCTCGACGCCGTGCCCGGCGTCGGCGCGGCGCGCAAGAAGGCATTGCTGCGGGAATTCGGTTCCGCATCGGGCGTGCGGCGCGCGACGGAAGCGCAGCTCGCCGCAGTCCGCGGCGTCACCCCCGCGCTCGCCACCAGGATCAAGGAGGCGTTGAACGTCGAATGA
- the miaA gene encoding tRNA (adenosine(37)-N6)-dimethylallyltransferase MiaA, protein MSAKSTIEALCVCGPTSSGKSDAALAAAEDVGGEIVNADSRQIYEGMPIGTGWPSAGAMARVPHHLYGIVSPAVRYSAARFVTDARIAIAEIAARGRLAVLVGGTGLYIEALAGTMPIDRPAGSDELRTRVRREVQLHSHEALREWLGALDPIAAQRVPAGDRYRTIRALEAALAKREEGIECASAPSEPRVPAPEIHLRVFVMNVARAELRLRIAARVGAMFAAGLEDEAQSIRARWPAAPALTGIGYAEALAIADGTATRGEAISRCTLRTSQYAARQDTWFRRLRTARIIEAGDRTAASRAVTAAAREIAART, encoded by the coding sequence GTGAGCGCTAAATCGACCATCGAAGCGCTGTGCGTCTGCGGTCCCACGTCGTCAGGAAAATCGGATGCGGCGCTTGCGGCCGCCGAAGACGTCGGCGGTGAGATCGTCAACGCGGATTCGCGCCAGATCTACGAAGGCATGCCGATCGGTACCGGTTGGCCGTCTGCCGGCGCAATGGCGCGCGTGCCGCATCATTTATACGGCATCGTCTCACCGGCAGTCCGGTACAGCGCCGCGCGATTCGTCACCGACGCTCGCATCGCGATTGCAGAGATCGCGGCGCGCGGACGCCTTGCGGTCCTTGTCGGTGGCACCGGGCTCTACATCGAGGCGCTCGCCGGCACGATGCCGATCGATCGTCCGGCGGGCAGCGATGAGCTTCGCACACGAGTTCGCCGCGAAGTTCAACTTCATTCTCATGAGGCGCTGCGAGAGTGGCTGGGCGCGCTGGACCCGATTGCGGCACAGCGGGTGCCCGCCGGCGACCGCTATCGCACCATACGCGCGCTTGAGGCTGCGCTTGCGAAAAGGGAAGAAGGGATCGAATGTGCGTCAGCGCCGAGCGAGCCGCGCGTTCCCGCTCCGGAAATTCACTTAAGGGTATTTGTGATGAACGTGGCGCGCGCAGAACTTCGCCTTCGCATCGCGGCGCGCGTCGGCGCGATGTTCGCCGCAGGGCTTGAAGACGAAGCGCAATCCATACGCGCGCGCTGGCCGGCAGCGCCTGCCTTGACGGGCATCGGTTATGCGGAAGCGCTCGCGATCGCCGACGGAACGGCGACGCGCGGGGAGGCGATCTCGCGCTGCACGCTTCGCACGTCGCAATATGCTGCGCGCCAGGACACGTGGTTTCGCAGATTGCGGACCGCGCGCATCATCGAAGCCGGCGACCGCACGGCCGCCTCGCGCGCGGTTACGGCTGCGGCAAGGGAAATCGCTGCCAGGACGTGA
- a CDS encoding zinc-dependent metalloprotease: MRRYIFLLCAVFFACASSPAIARADGDDSAPAPLAKFVDGAQSQTGLFTVLRKSGKIYLQLHKSQLDTDFIQSAVPVNGLGGFGLYPGSFDYAPARLIRFSRVDDKVFITWPNTNFLAQPGSPAENAIQATVAASNVGVAKVVAQDDVSGDIVIDASAFLGDVIDLNDTLKATLGTTPEDSYRLDGDSSAFGPTKAFPNNVLIEVIQNWVTDTPDVVDNVPDPRSLAIKVDYNLVALPNDGYMPRLADDRVGYFDAPFLNFAGDRVDTRQTHYIVRWNFKPQDPAHPSKATNPMVFYISNTVPLEYRSALRDGVMEWNKAFAKVGILDAIQVLDQPNDPSWDPDDVRYNVLRWLTESNGGGFAEAQLMIDPRTGEEFHSGVLFDADLMLANHQFWRDFTDPTHPNGSGSAFTREEAEYGAGMSMEAAYGRVALAMLGRTARYGQNQFDYDFLKSIALHESGHDMGLQHNFIGSEAYTAKQLQDEAFTARNGVATSVMEYAPLNLWPNGTPQGEYYQKVLGSYDYYAIHYGYGQIAATTPEAELPTLHSWASAWSNPLYRFASDEDVSYGDAHAVDPRVSHFDLTNDTLGWTDGQLSLAHLLMTSIDRRFPRSGQPYQAARDSFGDVLGLYDYDATIATHFIGGEYLSRAHAGDPGAGTPLSPVPIAQERRAWAQLDRYAFSDAAWNFSARTLNSLTYAEWSPFSGAQWAYDPTPRHDIAVIQVAGGLQNRILAQLFQPAMLQRLEALPSKAAPGQTMDTADLFDWAQRSVFGDLSAKGVGALPPVRRNLQASYTGMLIHMAIAPTAGTPAGAQALARAKLVDLGSTLRGVRSSSSMDEESRAHLALLLTRVNQALNAQVTVPAK; this comes from the coding sequence ATGCGGCGTTATATCTTTTTATTGTGCGCGGTATTTTTCGCGTGTGCTTCTTCGCCGGCGATCGCGCGCGCTGACGGCGATGATTCGGCCCCGGCGCCGTTGGCGAAATTCGTGGACGGCGCGCAATCCCAAACCGGATTGTTCACGGTGTTGCGCAAGTCCGGAAAAATCTATCTCCAACTCCACAAGAGCCAATTGGACACCGACTTCATCCAAAGCGCCGTGCCGGTCAACGGCCTCGGTGGATTCGGCCTCTACCCGGGCTCGTTCGATTACGCTCCGGCCCGACTGATCCGATTCAGCCGCGTCGACGACAAGGTCTTCATCACGTGGCCGAACACGAATTTTTTGGCGCAGCCCGGAAGTCCGGCGGAGAACGCAATCCAAGCGACAGTTGCCGCGTCCAACGTCGGCGTGGCGAAAGTTGTCGCGCAAGACGATGTGAGCGGTGACATCGTGATCGACGCAAGCGCGTTTCTCGGCGATGTGATCGATTTGAACGACACGCTCAAGGCCACGCTCGGCACAACCCCGGAAGATTCGTACCGCCTGGACGGCGACAGCTCGGCGTTCGGCCCGACGAAGGCATTTCCTAATAACGTGCTCATCGAGGTCATCCAGAACTGGGTCACCGACACGCCCGACGTGGTGGACAACGTGCCCGATCCGCGCAGCTTGGCCATTAAGGTCGACTATAACTTAGTCGCATTGCCGAACGACGGCTACATGCCGCGGCTTGCAGACGATCGGGTCGGATATTTCGACGCGCCGTTCTTGAACTTCGCCGGCGATCGCGTTGACACACGCCAAACGCACTACATCGTCCGCTGGAATTTCAAGCCGCAAGACCCGGCGCATCCATCGAAGGCCACCAATCCGATGGTGTTCTATATAAGCAACACCGTTCCGTTGGAATATCGCTCGGCGCTGCGCGATGGCGTTATGGAATGGAACAAAGCGTTTGCCAAAGTCGGCATCCTCGATGCGATTCAGGTCTTGGACCAGCCGAACGACCCGTCATGGGATCCCGACGACGTGCGCTACAACGTGTTGCGCTGGCTCACCGAGTCCAACGGCGGCGGCTTTGCCGAAGCGCAATTGATGATCGATCCGCGCACGGGCGAAGAATTCCACTCGGGCGTCCTGTTCGATGCCGACCTCATGCTCGCCAATCACCAGTTTTGGCGTGATTTCACCGACCCGACGCATCCCAACGGTTCCGGCAGCGCATTCACGCGCGAGGAGGCTGAATACGGCGCGGGCATGAGCATGGAGGCGGCTTACGGTCGCGTCGCTCTCGCCATGCTCGGCCGGACGGCCCGCTACGGACAGAACCAGTTCGACTACGATTTCTTGAAGTCGATCGCGCTGCACGAGTCGGGCCACGACATGGGGCTGCAGCACAACTTCATCGGATCGGAAGCGTACACCGCCAAACAACTGCAAGACGAAGCATTCACCGCGCGCAACGGCGTTGCGACCTCCGTCATGGAGTATGCACCGCTCAACTTATGGCCTAACGGAACGCCGCAAGGAGAATATTACCAAAAGGTGCTCGGCTCGTACGACTACTACGCCATCCACTACGGCTACGGCCAAATCGCGGCGACCACGCCCGAAGCCGAGTTGCCGACACTGCACAGCTGGGCAAGTGCGTGGTCCAATCCGCTCTACCGCTTTGCATCCGATGAAGACGTCTCGTACGGCGACGCGCATGCGGTCGACCCGCGCGTCAGCCACTTCGACCTCACGAACGACACGTTGGGTTGGACCGATGGTCAACTGTCGCTCGCGCATTTGTTGATGACATCGATCGACCGGCGCTTCCCGCGCTCGGGTCAGCCGTACCAAGCCGCGCGCGATTCGTTCGGCGACGTGCTCGGCTTATACGACTACGACGCGACGATCGCGACGCACTTCATAGGCGGGGAATACCTGTCTCGCGCGCACGCGGGCGATCCCGGCGCGGGCACGCCGCTGTCGCCGGTGCCGATCGCGCAGGAGCGCCGCGCATGGGCGCAGCTCGACCGCTACGCATTCTCGGACGCAGCATGGAACTTCTCGGCGCGCACGTTGAACAGCTTGACGTACGCCGAGTGGTCGCCGTTCTCGGGCGCGCAGTGGGCCTACGATCCCACGCCACGTCACGACATCGCCGTCATCCAAGTCGCCGGCGGCTTGCAGAATCGGATTCTGGCGCAGTTGTTCCAACCCGCGATGCTGCAACGTCTCGAGGCACTGCCGTCGAAAGCGGCTCCCGGTCAGACGATGGACACCGCGGATCTGTTCGACTGGGCCCAGCGCTCTGTGTTCGGCGATCTTAGCGCTAAGGGTGTTGGAGCATTGCCGCCGGTCCGGCGCAATCTCCAAGCGTCGTACACAGGCATGCTGATTCACATGGCGATCGCGCCAACCGCGGGAACGCCTGCGGGCGCGCAGGCGCTCGCGCGCGCAAAGCTTGTCGACCTCGGGTCCACATTGCGCGGCGTGCGATCCTCATCTTCGATGGATGAGGAGAGCCGGGCGCATCTTGCGCTGCTGCTCACTCGCGTGAATCAAGCGCTCAACGCGCAGGTGACCGTCCCAGCGAAATAA